One genomic segment of Salinigranum rubrum includes these proteins:
- a CDS encoding ArsA family ATPase — protein MREFVFFGGKGGVGKTTVSSAYALKCARAGVDTLVVSTDPAHSTSDVFDQQFSDDPSPVEGVDDLHAMEIDPEEEVERHLMETRRAMGDQVSPAMVNEIDRQIEMAHQTPGAYESALFDRFIGVMRENDYERVVFDTSPTGGTLRLLSLPDLLEGWIDRLMHKRKQSVKLFERAAIGNNEPRRMMEGDPIIARLQERKELFEFAGDALRNRATFYLVVNPDELSIRETSRAVENLLDAGLSVEGLAVNKLTPEPDPDEQGRGARFLRDRVETERERLDTLRTEFDQPLVAEIETRVAEVKGNLLADVADELSIDVAADPAA, from the coding sequence ATGCGCGAGTTCGTCTTCTTCGGCGGCAAGGGCGGCGTCGGCAAGACCACCGTGTCGAGCGCCTACGCGCTCAAGTGCGCCCGGGCGGGCGTCGACACGCTCGTCGTCTCGACCGATCCCGCCCACTCGACCTCGGACGTGTTCGACCAGCAGTTCTCCGACGACCCCTCTCCGGTCGAGGGCGTCGACGACCTCCACGCCATGGAGATCGACCCCGAGGAAGAGGTCGAGCGACACCTCATGGAGACCAGGCGAGCGATGGGCGACCAGGTGAGCCCCGCGATGGTCAACGAGATCGACCGACAGATCGAGATGGCACACCAGACGCCCGGCGCCTACGAGTCGGCGCTGTTCGACCGATTCATCGGCGTGATGCGCGAAAACGACTACGAGCGCGTCGTCTTCGACACCTCGCCGACGGGCGGGACGCTCAGACTGCTGTCGCTGCCGGACCTCCTCGAGGGGTGGATCGACCGCCTGATGCACAAGCGAAAGCAGTCGGTGAAGCTGTTCGAGCGCGCCGCCATCGGTAACAACGAGCCCCGGCGGATGATGGAGGGCGACCCCATCATCGCGCGCCTCCAAGAGCGAAAGGAACTGTTCGAGTTCGCGGGCGACGCCCTGCGAAACAGAGCCACCTTCTACCTCGTCGTCAACCCCGACGAACTCTCCATCCGGGAGACGTCGCGCGCCGTCGAGAACCTCCTCGACGCCGGCCTCTCCGTGGAGGGACTCGCCGTGAACAAACTCACCCCCGAACCGGACCCCGACGAGCAGGGGCGCGGGGCGCGATTCCTCCGCGACCGCGTCGAGACCGAGCGCGAGCGCCTCGACACCCTCCGGACCGAGTTCGACCAGCCGCTCGTCGCGGAGATAGAGACGCGGGTCGCCGAGGTGAAGGGGAACCTGCTCGCCGACGTGGCCGACGAACTGTCTATCGACGTCGCCGCCGACCCGGCCGCGTGA
- a CDS encoding DUF4385 family protein, which translates to MSDLSPGDETDESDGPEYDIDFRERPEAYEVGRGEQGAFKVQPYKDELLPLWEVKTLDGAETAARELFERFRAYRDEDDFVGMDMARKYLQMGWTRSLRYAKYPGGRKYDDDGAEREPQQWYDEEKYEISQVYRAFLDRVESDDTYTERRAEWTERHG; encoded by the coding sequence ATGTCGGACCTGTCTCCTGGCGACGAGACCGACGAGAGCGACGGACCGGAGTACGACATCGACTTCCGGGAGCGGCCGGAGGCGTACGAGGTCGGCCGGGGCGAACAGGGCGCGTTCAAGGTCCAGCCGTACAAGGACGAACTGCTCCCGCTGTGGGAGGTCAAGACGCTCGACGGCGCGGAGACGGCGGCACGGGAGCTGTTCGAGCGGTTCCGGGCGTATCGGGACGAGGACGATTTCGTCGGGATGGACATGGCTCGCAAGTACCTCCAGATGGGCTGGACGCGGAGCCTCCGCTACGCGAAGTACCCCGGCGGGCGGAAGTACGACGACGACGGGGCCGAACGCGAGCCACAGCAGTGGTACGACGAGGAGAAGTACGAGATATCACAGGTGTACCGCGCGTTCCTCGACCGGGTGGAGTCGGACGACACCTACACCGAGCGGCGGGCCGAGTGGACGGAGCGACACGGCTAG
- a CDS encoding carbon starvation CstA family protein translates to MVQAITLVVLVLVTFSIGYLGYSRYLSQFVELDDSRETPAHKYEDGQEYVPSKKPVLLGHHYSSIAGGAPIVGPITATVVWGWVPAFLWVAIGNPLFGAVHDFMSLSASMRHEGKSIGYIIGEYVGERGKNMILWFAFLTIILVAAVFALVIAVVFNAYPQAATASLVYILLALVFGVYLYQLNLPFLPGTVAFVVMVFAGVWVGTLFPIALVPGDYPAGTMVLFSQGFLPPVLGSANIAMWIPVVLIYGFVASVLPVWVLLQPRDFLTSSLLYAGVGGTLLAVVVGTATGAGQQLTVSVPAYAGFWGGALVDTRLPLFPILFVTIACGTISGFHSLVSSGTTAKQLNKETDARTIGYGGMLGEGLLATVAIVTVAVYAEVPTGGGIGLALPNFASGGGLILNIGFGIPEAIAAPFMGLVLVSFLLTSTDTAIRLGRYMLEEIVGTPETSLQETATNRYVNAGLQVAPAYVLVASGRWADLWPLFGGANQTLAALALLVATIWLANWDDSKQLISTGAPMALMLAVTTTALLYLAFYQNLYQKFLNDAWMAEATTIAIASTVVQIVIALVLVGLALSLAYMGINNVRKARSTGPAIADGGDARSDD, encoded by the coding sequence ATGGTACAAGCTATCACGCTGGTGGTACTGGTGCTGGTCACGTTCAGTATCGGGTATCTGGGCTACTCGAGATATCTCTCGCAGTTCGTCGAACTCGACGACTCCCGGGAAACGCCGGCACACAAGTACGAGGACGGGCAGGAGTACGTTCCATCGAAGAAGCCGGTCCTCTTAGGGCATCACTATTCGAGCATCGCGGGCGGCGCACCCATCGTCGGTCCGATCACCGCGACGGTCGTCTGGGGCTGGGTCCCGGCGTTTCTCTGGGTCGCCATCGGTAACCCGCTGTTCGGCGCCGTTCACGACTTCATGTCGCTCTCGGCGAGTATGCGCCACGAGGGCAAGTCCATCGGGTACATCATCGGCGAGTACGTCGGCGAGCGCGGCAAGAACATGATCCTCTGGTTCGCGTTCCTCACGATCATCCTCGTCGCCGCCGTCTTCGCGCTCGTCATCGCCGTCGTGTTCAACGCGTATCCACAGGCCGCGACGGCGTCGCTCGTCTACATCCTCCTCGCGCTGGTGTTCGGGGTCTACCTCTACCAGCTGAACCTGCCGTTCCTGCCGGGGACGGTCGCGTTCGTCGTGATGGTCTTCGCGGGCGTGTGGGTCGGAACGCTGTTCCCCATCGCGCTGGTGCCCGGCGACTACCCCGCCGGCACGATGGTGCTCTTCTCGCAGGGGTTCCTCCCGCCGGTGCTCGGGAGCGCCAACATCGCGATGTGGATCCCCGTGGTGCTCATCTACGGCTTCGTCGCGAGCGTGCTCCCGGTGTGGGTGCTGCTCCAGCCGCGTGACTTCCTCACGTCGAGCCTGCTGTACGCCGGCGTCGGCGGGACGCTCCTGGCCGTCGTCGTCGGCACGGCCACCGGCGCGGGCCAGCAGCTCACGGTCAGCGTCCCGGCCTACGCGGGCTTCTGGGGCGGCGCGCTCGTCGACACGAGACTCCCGCTGTTCCCCATCCTCTTCGTCACCATCGCGTGTGGGACCATCAGCGGGTTCCACTCGCTCGTCTCCTCGGGGACGACGGCGAAGCAGCTCAACAAGGAGACCGACGCCCGGACCATCGGCTACGGTGGCATGCTCGGCGAGGGGCTCCTCGCGACGGTCGCCATCGTGACGGTCGCCGTCTACGCGGAGGTTCCGACCGGCGGCGGCATCGGCCTCGCCCTGCCGAACTTCGCCTCGGGCGGCGGGCTCATCCTCAACATCGGCTTCGGCATCCCCGAGGCCATCGCCGCGCCGTTCATGGGGCTGGTGCTCGTGAGCTTCCTGCTCACGTCGACCGACACGGCGATCCGTCTCGGTCGGTACATGCTCGAAGAGATCGTCGGCACGCCGGAGACGTCGCTTCAGGAGACCGCGACGAACCGCTACGTCAACGCGGGCCTGCAGGTCGCACCGGCGTACGTCCTCGTCGCCTCCGGCCGGTGGGCCGACCTCTGGCCGCTGTTCGGCGGCGCGAACCAGACGCTCGCGGCGCTCGCGCTGCTCGTCGCGACCATCTGGCTCGCCAACTGGGACGACTCCAAGCAGCTCATCAGCACCGGCGCGCCGATGGCGCTGATGCTCGCCGTCACCACGACCGCGCTGCTGTATCTGGCGTTCTACCAGAACCTCTATCAGAAGTTCCTCAACGACGCGTGGATGGCCGAGGCGACGACCATCGCCATCGCGTCGACGGTCGTCCAGATCGTCATCGCGCTCGTCCTCGTCGGGTTGGCGCTCTCGTTGGCCTACATGGGCATCAACAACGTCCGCAAGGCCCGGTCGACCGGCCCGGCAATCGCCGACGGCGGCGACGCCCGGAGCGACGACTGA
- a CDS encoding DUF5828 family protein yields MEESISGFKHRGSWGDIVEHGERITSALRDAGVDSEAFEEWDEWRPKSHERLSQDVNEKTAEQASVGEGEGEKAGKKPEEDLQSAGRKLSESYEKVEEGDNEGAVERWQDSIDYVKRAADSASRKALRTVENTVYRKVMTQLAPYYFDNELVSANVQRVTRGAGDEVEFVFEVNVNDDDLKEAVSARLTEYEDEVDRWHIDTEKDTTTAEAAEGVEAPRNDPESKSTTN; encoded by the coding sequence ATGGAAGAGAGCATCTCGGGATTCAAACACCGTGGCTCGTGGGGGGATATCGTCGAGCACGGTGAACGCATCACCAGTGCCCTCCGCGACGCCGGCGTCGACAGCGAGGCGTTCGAGGAGTGGGACGAGTGGCGGCCGAAGTCACACGAACGGCTCTCACAGGACGTCAACGAGAAGACCGCCGAGCAGGCGAGCGTCGGCGAGGGCGAGGGGGAGAAGGCGGGGAAGAAGCCCGAGGAGGACCTCCAGAGCGCCGGTCGCAAGCTCTCGGAGTCGTACGAGAAGGTCGAGGAGGGCGACAACGAGGGGGCCGTCGAGCGCTGGCAGGACTCCATCGACTACGTCAAGCGCGCCGCCGACTCCGCGAGTCGGAAGGCGCTCCGGACCGTCGAGAACACCGTCTACCGGAAGGTGATGACCCAACTCGCGCCGTACTACTTCGACAACGAACTCGTCAGCGCCAACGTCCAGCGGGTCACCCGCGGCGCGGGCGACGAAGTCGAGTTCGTCTTCGAGGTGAACGTCAACGACGACGACCTCAAGGAAGCGGTCTCCGCGCGGCTCACCGAGTACGAAGACGAGGTCGACCGCTGGCACATCGACACCGAGAAGGACACCACGACCGCCGAGGCCGCCGAGGGCGTCGAGGCGCCCCGAAACGACCCCGAGTCGAAGTCGACGACGAACTGA
- the lpdA gene encoding dihydrolipoyl dehydrogenase, with protein sequence MVVGDISTGTELLVIGAGPGGYVAAIRAAQKGVDTTLVERDAYGGTCLNHGCIPSKAYITVTDLAHRAGHAEEMGIHADPVVDMAGMREWKDGVVDQLTGGVEKLCKANGVNLVEGTARFDGPNRVRVAHGGEGQGSESIEFEHCIVATGSRPIEIPNFSYDDLPVLSSRDALALDSVPERMVVVGAGYIGMELSTVFAKLGTDVTVVEMLDDALPGYEDDVARVVRKRAEELGVEFHFGEGAADWRDGNDGGIVVATETEGGERSEYDADVVLVAVGRAPVSDTLDLDAAGVETDEKGFIPTDDQCRTNVDSIFAVGDVAGEPMLAHVGSKEGIVAAEVVAGEPAALDYQAVPAAVFTDPEIGTVGMTEDEAEEAGFTPVVGQMPFNASGRALTTGHTTGFVRVVADEETGFVLGGQIVGPEASELVAELALAVEMGATLEDVAATIHTHPTLAEATMEACENALGQAIHTLNR encoded by the coding sequence ATGGTCGTCGGAGACATCTCGACAGGGACCGAACTGCTCGTCATCGGTGCCGGGCCGGGCGGCTACGTCGCCGCCATCCGCGCCGCACAGAAGGGAGTCGACACGACGCTCGTCGAGCGCGACGCCTACGGGGGGACCTGCCTCAACCACGGCTGTATCCCCTCGAAGGCGTACATCACGGTGACGGACCTCGCCCACCGGGCGGGACACGCCGAGGAGATGGGTATCCACGCGGACCCCGTCGTCGACATGGCGGGGATGCGCGAGTGGAAGGACGGCGTCGTCGACCAGTTGACGGGCGGCGTCGAGAAGCTCTGCAAAGCCAACGGCGTCAACCTCGTCGAGGGGACCGCCCGGTTCGACGGGCCGAACCGAGTGAGAGTGGCTCACGGCGGCGAGGGCCAAGGCTCCGAGAGCATCGAGTTCGAACACTGCATCGTCGCCACCGGATCGCGGCCGATCGAGATTCCGAACTTCTCGTACGACGACCTCCCCGTGCTCTCCTCGCGCGACGCGCTCGCGCTCGACTCCGTTCCCGAGCGGATGGTCGTCGTGGGCGCGGGCTACATCGGCATGGAACTGTCGACCGTCTTCGCCAAACTCGGCACCGACGTGACGGTCGTCGAGATGCTCGACGACGCCCTCCCGGGATACGAGGACGACGTCGCTCGCGTCGTCCGCAAGCGCGCCGAGGAACTGGGCGTGGAGTTTCACTTCGGCGAGGGGGCCGCCGACTGGCGCGACGGCAACGACGGCGGCATCGTCGTCGCCACCGAGACCGAAGGTGGGGAGCGGAGCGAGTACGACGCCGACGTCGTCCTCGTCGCGGTCGGCCGCGCGCCCGTCTCGGACACCCTCGACCTCGACGCAGCGGGCGTGGAGACGGACGAGAAGGGGTTCATCCCGACCGACGACCAGTGTCGGACCAACGTCGACTCGATCTTCGCCGTCGGCGACGTCGCCGGCGAACCGATGCTCGCACACGTCGGCTCGAAGGAGGGCATCGTCGCCGCCGAGGTGGTGGCTGGCGAGCCAGCGGCCCTCGACTACCAGGCCGTCCCCGCCGCCGTGTTCACCGACCCCGAAATCGGGACCGTCGGGATGACCGAGGACGAGGCCGAGGAGGCCGGGTTCACGCCGGTCGTCGGGCAGATGCCGTTCAACGCCTCTGGGCGCGCGCTGACGACGGGCCACACGACGGGGTTCGTCCGCGTCGTCGCCGACGAGGAGACCGGGTTCGTCCTCGGGGGACAGATCGTCGGCCCCGAGGCGTCCGAACTCGTCGCCGAACTCGCACTCGCCGTCGAGATGGGCGCGACCCTGGAGGACGTGGCGGCGACGATACACACCCATCCGACGCTCGCGGAGGCGACGATGGAGGCCTGCGAGAACGCGCTCGGACAGGCGATTCACACGCTGAACAGGTAA
- the serB gene encoding phosphoserine phosphatase SerB has protein sequence MKLIAFDFDGTLSDSEMTVLLGEREGVADEMASITERAMNDEISYAKSLRERAALLEGLEEERAEEAYGEVALRPGAADVIRRLDDYGHHVAILTGGFERGVERALESAGVADAVDTIVSNRLPIRGGRLTGGVEGSLVEGTKDEALESLAADLDVPMGQTVAVGDGANDLPMLEVAGLAVGFLPKPAVRPHCDVVVETMAELTTVFEERGVLHAVDE, from the coding sequence ATGAAACTCATCGCGTTCGACTTCGACGGGACGCTCTCGGACTCGGAGATGACGGTCCTCCTCGGGGAGCGAGAGGGGGTCGCCGACGAGATGGCCTCGATCACCGAGCGGGCGATGAACGACGAGATATCCTACGCGAAGAGCCTCCGCGAGCGGGCGGCACTCCTCGAAGGACTCGAGGAGGAACGCGCCGAGGAGGCGTACGGCGAGGTGGCGCTCCGTCCCGGCGCGGCCGACGTCATCCGCCGCCTCGACGACTACGGTCACCACGTCGCTATCCTGACCGGCGGGTTCGAGCGCGGTGTCGAACGCGCCCTCGAATCGGCGGGCGTCGCCGACGCCGTCGACACTATCGTCTCGAATCGGCTCCCCATCCGGGGGGGACGGCTCACCGGCGGCGTCGAGGGGTCGCTCGTCGAGGGGACGAAGGACGAGGCGCTCGAATCCCTCGCTGCCGACCTCGACGTTCCGATGGGACAGACGGTCGCCGTCGGCGACGGCGCGAACGACCTCCCGATGCTCGAAGTCGCCGGACTCGCCGTCGGATTCCTCCCGAAACCGGCCGTCCGACCGCACTGTGACGTCGTCGTCGAGACGATGGCTGAACTGACGACCGTCTTCGAAGAACGCGGCGTCCTGCACGCCGTAGACGAGTAG
- a CDS encoding amidase, whose product MSEQPPNVQPPTEAEIREKAAAHHIDLTDEEVADFAAIVPGVLAGYERLDELVDPRPRIEHTDRDPGYKPGPEEDPLNAFVTKCRVSGADGGPLAGYEVGVKDNVAVAGVEMTLGSKLFEGYVPSTDATIVTRLLDAGATITGKLNMEDMAFSGSGELSATGPVLNPRDENHIAGGSSSGSAAAVASGAVDVAIGGDQGGSIRIPAAWSGIVGHKPTHSLVPYTGIVGLGRSFDHAGPMASSVEDCARVLDVLAGKDDLDPRQGVVPTDDYVDALDDDPSGVTVGVLAEGFGHDESEDGVDETVHEALDEFESAGATVTEVSLPMHLDGLPIWNAIAMEATAATVGSEGIGHYGKGFYDTQFADAFGRARRAQADDYVTTLKLTLVVGQYLADEYRGHYYAKAQNLSRKLASTYDDLLADVDVLAMPTTPQTAHELAPEMSRLEAIDRALNMLPNTAPFDVTGHPATSVPCGTSDGLPVGLMLVGERFDDATALRGARAFERSVAPEL is encoded by the coding sequence ATGTCAGAGCAGCCACCGAACGTCCAGCCGCCGACAGAGGCGGAAATCCGCGAGAAGGCCGCCGCACACCACATCGACCTCACCGACGAGGAAGTCGCGGACTTCGCGGCCATCGTCCCCGGCGTCCTCGCCGGCTACGAACGGCTCGACGAACTCGTCGACCCGAGACCGCGCATCGAGCACACCGACCGCGACCCCGGGTACAAACCCGGCCCCGAGGAGGACCCGCTCAACGCGTTCGTCACGAAGTGTCGAGTCAGCGGCGCCGACGGCGGACCGCTGGCGGGGTACGAGGTGGGCGTCAAGGACAACGTCGCGGTCGCCGGCGTAGAGATGACGCTCGGGTCGAAACTGTTCGAGGGGTACGTCCCGTCGACCGACGCGACCATCGTCACCCGACTGCTCGACGCGGGCGCGACCATCACCGGGAAGCTCAACATGGAGGACATGGCCTTTTCGGGCAGCGGCGAACTGTCCGCGACGGGGCCGGTTCTGAACCCCCGCGACGAGAACCACATCGCGGGCGGGTCGTCGAGCGGGAGCGCGGCCGCGGTCGCGTCCGGTGCGGTCGACGTCGCCATCGGCGGCGACCAGGGCGGGTCGATCCGCATTCCCGCCGCCTGGAGCGGCATCGTCGGCCACAAGCCGACGCACAGCCTCGTTCCCTACACCGGTATCGTCGGCCTCGGCCGGTCGTTCGACCACGCGGGACCGATGGCCTCGTCGGTCGAAGACTGCGCGCGCGTCCTCGACGTTCTCGCCGGAAAGGACGACCTCGACCCGCGGCAGGGGGTCGTGCCGACCGACGACTACGTCGACGCACTCGACGACGACCCCAGCGGTGTCACCGTCGGCGTGCTCGCGGAGGGCTTCGGCCACGACGAGAGCGAGGACGGCGTCGACGAGACGGTCCACGAGGCGCTCGACGAGTTCGAGTCCGCCGGCGCGACGGTGACCGAGGTGTCGCTGCCGATGCACCTCGACGGCCTCCCCATCTGGAACGCCATCGCCATGGAGGCGACGGCCGCCACGGTCGGGAGCGAGGGAATCGGCCACTACGGCAAGGGATTCTACGACACCCAGTTCGCCGACGCGTTCGGCCGCGCCCGACGCGCGCAGGCGGACGACTACGTCACCACGCTCAAACTGACGCTGGTGGTCGGCCAGTACCTCGCCGACGAGTACCGCGGCCACTACTACGCGAAGGCGCAGAACCTGAGTCGAAAACTGGCGAGCACGTACGACGACCTGCTCGCCGACGTCGACGTCCTGGCGATGCCGACGACGCCGCAGACGGCGCACGAACTCGCCCCCGAGATGTCGCGACTGGAAGCCATCGACCGGGCGCTGAACATGCTGCCCAACACGGCCCCGTTCGACGTGACGGGCCACCCCGCCACGTCCGTCCCCTGCGGCACCAGCGACGGCCTCCCGGTCGGACTGATGCTCGTGGGGGAGCGGTTCGACGACGCGACGGCTCTGCGGGGCGCCCGGGCGTTCGAGCGGAGCGTCGCGCCCGAGTTGTAA
- a CDS encoding methyl-accepting chemotaxis protein has translation MVEYTAIVDLLAVFAYAGAIVIGYLNYRDTDAESGFWVNFTFASVLGCLWVGVVAAEHFGLAGAVLDIASVSLLTATVAVFAVGATGTLAVVEDMKEARADVESARRDAEASRQEAVEMSRSLEATASDFGERMDRAAQGDLTVRLTDGGESDAMASIADSFNRMMADLEGTLVRIQSFGTDVSASTQEINASVSEVSDASEQVSTAMSDIAADTERQHNRLGEATDEMSTLSATIEEIASTSTEVATTSSDAADRGMDGRESARAALDEMVEIRDQTDGTVQEVEALNNEISEISEIVNLITEIAERTNLLALNASIEAAGAGEAGKGFAVVADEIKTLAGEASEATGRIERLIGDIRASADDTVEDIRHVGERVSDGTETVEEALTALDDIVDGIEDANRGIQEIDRATTEQASSTEGVLSMVDDAAALSDQTSDEVANVSAAAEQQTASLAEVSTSADDLTHVAENLSSLLDEFRVELDAAELDHTAAGSSRATGSRPVSADGGVDRDSTARDRR, from the coding sequence ATGGTCGAATACACGGCCATCGTCGACCTCCTCGCAGTGTTCGCGTACGCGGGCGCCATCGTCATCGGCTACCTGAACTACCGTGACACCGACGCCGAGTCGGGCTTCTGGGTGAACTTCACCTTCGCGTCCGTCCTCGGGTGCCTGTGGGTCGGGGTCGTCGCGGCCGAACACTTCGGCCTCGCCGGCGCGGTGCTCGACATCGCCAGCGTGTCGCTTTTGACCGCCACGGTCGCCGTGTTCGCGGTCGGTGCGACCGGCACGCTGGCGGTCGTCGAGGACATGAAAGAGGCGCGGGCCGACGTCGAGAGCGCCCGTCGTGACGCCGAGGCGTCCCGCCAGGAGGCGGTGGAGATGTCCCGGTCGCTCGAAGCCACCGCGAGCGACTTCGGCGAGCGGATGGACCGGGCCGCTCAGGGCGACCTGACGGTTCGGCTCACCGACGGCGGCGAGAGCGACGCGATGGCCTCCATCGCCGACTCGTTCAACCGGATGATGGCCGACCTCGAAGGCACGCTCGTCCGCATTCAGTCGTTCGGGACGGACGTCTCCGCCTCGACACAGGAGATCAACGCGAGCGTCTCGGAGGTCAGCGACGCCTCCGAACAGGTCAGCACCGCCATGAGCGACATCGCGGCGGACACCGAACGCCAGCACAACCGTCTCGGCGAGGCGACCGACGAGATGAGCACCCTCTCGGCGACCATCGAGGAGATCGCCTCCACCTCGACCGAGGTGGCGACGACGTCGAGCGACGCGGCCGACCGGGGGATGGACGGGCGCGAATCCGCCCGGGCCGCCCTCGACGAGATGGTGGAGATCCGCGACCAGACCGACGGAACCGTCCAGGAGGTCGAAGCGCTCAACAACGAGATCAGCGAGATCAGCGAGATCGTCAACCTCATCACCGAAATCGCCGAGCGGACGAACCTCCTGGCTCTCAACGCCTCTATCGAGGCCGCCGGTGCGGGCGAGGCCGGGAAGGGATTCGCTGTCGTCGCCGACGAGATCAAGACGCTCGCCGGCGAGGCCAGCGAGGCGACGGGCCGCATCGAGCGACTCATCGGCGACATCCGGGCCTCGGCGGACGACACCGTCGAGGACATCCGCCACGTCGGCGAGCGCGTCTCCGACGGAACCGAGACCGTCGAGGAGGCGCTGACCGCGCTCGACGACATCGTCGACGGCATCGAGGACGCGAACCGCGGCATCCAAGAGATCGACCGCGCCACCACCGAACAGGCCAGTTCGACCGAGGGCGTCCTGTCGATGGTCGACGATGCGGCCGCGCTGAGCGACCAGACCTCCGACGAGGTGGCGAACGTCTCGGCGGCCGCCGAGCAGCAGACGGCCTCGCTCGCCGAGGTGTCGACGAGCGCCGACGACCTCACGCACGTCGCGGAGAACCTCTCGAGCCTGCTCGACGAGTTCCGGGTCGAACTCGACGCTGCCGAACTGGACCACACGGCCGCCGGGTCCTCGCGCGCGACCGGCTCCCGTCCCGTCAGCGCCGACGGCGGTGTGGACCGGGATTCGACCGCCCGCGACCGTCGCTGA
- a CDS encoding cupin domain-containing protein — MGYRVVDPTEVEPVPDRPCELRRISEAAGLSQVAVNRFSADPGEQLPLAYHYHDEQEELFYVAEGTLAVETPDETYDVPEGSFFAVEPKSPQRAYNPADADGRVTVVAIGAPAVSGDAHAYDPEGETDG; from the coding sequence ATGGGATACCGCGTCGTCGACCCGACAGAGGTCGAACCCGTTCCCGACCGGCCCTGTGAACTCCGCCGCATCTCGGAGGCGGCCGGGCTGTCGCAGGTAGCGGTCAACCGATTCAGCGCCGACCCCGGCGAACAACTCCCGCTCGCGTACCACTACCACGACGAACAGGAGGAACTGTTCTACGTCGCCGAGGGGACGCTCGCGGTGGAGACGCCCGACGAGACGTACGACGTCCCCGAAGGGTCGTTCTTCGCCGTCGAGCCGAAGAGCCCCCAGCGGGCGTACAACCCCGCCGACGCCGACGGGCGGGTCACGGTCGTCGCCATCGGCGCGCCGGCCGTCTCGGGCGACGCCCACGCGTACGACCCCGAGGGCGAGACGGACGGATGA